From the genome of Geoglobus ahangari, one region includes:
- a CDS encoding CDC48 family AAA ATPase, with amino-acid sequence MSEDVYLRVAEAYHRDVGRGIARVDPEVMAQLGLQSGDIIEITGKNKVPAIVWPGYPEDRGKRIIRIDGNIRSNAGVSIDDKVKIRKVEAKPAEKITLAPTEPVRLMGGEAYLQRLLEGRPVIRGQKIRVEVFGHVLTFVITSTKPSGVVIVSRNTQVELKEKPVEEVKRQVPNVTYEDIGGLKRELRLVREMIELPLKHPELFQRLGIEPPKGVLLHGPPGTGKTLIAKAVANEVDAHFISISGPEIMSKYYGESEQRLREIFEEAKENAPSIIFIDEIDSIAPKREEVTGEVERRVVAQLLTLMDGLEARGQVIVIGATNRPDAVDPALRRPGRFDREIEIGVPDKEGRKEILQIHTRGMPIEPDYSRSEVLRILEEFKSSERFDREKVERIIEKVEKAGSEDEVISALKEDEEIFSEVKARLIDEMFDYIAELTNGFVGADLAALAKEAAMHALRKRMEKGEIDIEAEEIPAEVLESLKVTMDDFLEALKNIEPSAMREVLVEVPNVKWDDIGGLEKAKQELREAVEWPMKYPELFREVGIKPPKGILLYGPPGTGKTLLAKAVANESNANFISVKGPELLSKWVGESEKHVREMFRKARQVAPCIIFFDEIDSLAPRRGGIGDSHVTERVVSQLLTELDGLEELKDVVVIAATNRPDMVDPALLRPGRIERHIYIPPPDKEARKEIFRIHTRNMPLAEDVNLEELAEKTEGYSGADIEAVCREAGLTAIREAISKYSEDEVKRAVKEIRVTRDHFMKAIEKVKPSLTEEDIKKYEEIVKDFHKMYS; translated from the coding sequence ATGAGTGAGGATGTGTATTTGAGGGTTGCTGAGGCTTACCACAGGGATGTTGGAAGGGGAATAGCGAGAGTGGATCCCGAGGTAATGGCCCAGCTCGGACTGCAGAGCGGGGACATAATAGAGATCACAGGAAAGAACAAGGTCCCCGCCATAGTGTGGCCCGGTTACCCAGAGGACAGGGGGAAGAGGATAATCAGGATTGACGGCAACATCAGGAGCAACGCAGGCGTGAGCATCGACGACAAGGTGAAGATAAGAAAGGTCGAGGCGAAGCCTGCGGAGAAGATAACCCTCGCCCCGACAGAGCCAGTGAGGCTGATGGGTGGCGAAGCATACCTCCAGAGGCTTCTCGAAGGCAGACCGGTGATAAGGGGTCAGAAGATCAGGGTGGAGGTTTTCGGCCACGTACTGACGTTCGTGATAACGTCCACCAAGCCGTCGGGCGTTGTGATAGTCTCGAGGAACACGCAGGTCGAGCTCAAGGAGAAGCCCGTCGAAGAGGTGAAGAGGCAAGTGCCTAACGTAACCTACGAGGACATCGGTGGTCTGAAGAGGGAGCTCAGGCTTGTTAGAGAGATGATAGAGCTTCCGCTGAAGCACCCAGAGCTGTTCCAGAGGCTCGGAATAGAGCCGCCCAAGGGAGTGCTGCTCCACGGACCTCCGGGCACTGGAAAGACCCTGATCGCTAAAGCGGTTGCGAACGAGGTTGACGCGCACTTCATCTCGATCAGCGGGCCAGAGATAATGAGCAAGTACTATGGCGAGTCAGAGCAGAGGCTGAGGGAGATTTTTGAGGAAGCGAAGGAGAACGCTCCGAGCATAATATTCATAGACGAGATAGACAGCATCGCTCCGAAGAGGGAAGAGGTCACTGGTGAGGTCGAGAGGAGGGTCGTGGCCCAGCTTCTCACCCTGATGGACGGCCTCGAGGCGAGGGGACAGGTGATAGTCATAGGTGCAACCAACAGGCCTGACGCGGTTGATCCAGCGTTGAGGAGGCCGGGCAGGTTCGACAGGGAGATTGAGATTGGTGTGCCTGACAAGGAGGGCAGGAAGGAGATACTCCAGATACACACAAGGGGAATGCCCATCGAGCCTGACTACAGCAGGAGCGAGGTTCTCAGGATACTCGAGGAGTTCAAGAGCTCAGAAAGGTTCGACAGGGAGAAGGTCGAGAGGATAATCGAGAAAGTCGAGAAGGCCGGCAGCGAGGACGAGGTCATCTCAGCTCTCAAGGAGGACGAGGAGATCTTCAGCGAGGTCAAGGCGAGGCTCATAGACGAGATGTTTGATTACATAGCCGAGCTCACCAACGGATTTGTCGGTGCAGACCTCGCAGCGCTCGCGAAGGAGGCGGCGATGCATGCGCTCAGGAAGAGGATGGAGAAGGGAGAGATAGACATCGAGGCTGAGGAGATACCGGCTGAGGTGCTCGAGAGCCTGAAGGTGACCATGGACGACTTCCTTGAGGCTCTGAAGAACATCGAGCCATCGGCGATGAGAGAGGTACTGGTTGAGGTTCCTAACGTCAAGTGGGACGACATAGGCGGGCTCGAGAAGGCCAAGCAGGAGCTAAGAGAGGCAGTGGAGTGGCCGATGAAGTACCCTGAGCTCTTCAGGGAAGTCGGAATAAAGCCGCCAAAGGGTATACTGCTCTACGGCCCTCCGGGCACAGGAAAGACGCTGCTCGCAAAGGCTGTTGCGAATGAGAGCAACGCCAACTTCATAAGCGTCAAGGGGCCTGAGCTGCTGTCCAAGTGGGTCGGAGAGAGCGAGAAGCACGTGAGAGAGATGTTCAGGAAGGCAAGACAGGTGGCGCCGTGCATAATCTTCTTCGACGAGATAGACAGCCTCGCCCCAAGGAGAGGAGGAATAGGAGACTCGCACGTCACCGAGAGGGTGGTTAGCCAGCTGCTCACCGAGCTCGACGGTCTCGAGGAGCTCAAGGACGTGGTGGTGATCGCAGCGACCAACAGACCGGACATGGTGGATCCGGCACTGCTGAGACCGGGCAGGATAGAGAGGCACATATACATCCCGCCACCGGACAAGGAGGCGAGGAAGGAGATATTCAGGATCCACACGAGGAACATGCCACTCGCGGAGGATGTAAACCTTGAGGAGCTTGCGGAGAAGACCGAGGGCTACAGCGGTGCTGACATCGAAGCCGTTTGCAGGGAGGCTGGCCTGACTGCCATCAGGGAGGCGATATCGAAGTACAGCGAGGACGAGGTAAAGAGGGCAGTGAAGGAGATCAGGGTCACGAGAGACCACTTCATGAAGGCGATAGAGAAGGTGAAGCCGAGCCTCACCGAGGAGGACATAAAGAAGTACGAGGAGATCGTGAAAGATTTCCACAAGATGTACTCCTAA
- a CDS encoding ArsR/SmtB family transcription factor: MLVNNSKDKGWEEIIELLANESRRRILQLLTKKPCYVSEISYALRMAPKVVLEHLEKLERAGIIRSYEEGRRRYYYIDRTFNISITISPHRFAIEVIGEQDGDLQKTFSEVAALMNRRAGRELSEVFERLRDMERAFRMLQKDISDRIDELIDRMIVELDRMRLDEISKVVLYALIKGLDTPEKISQTFGIPYEEVNLALTRLEKSGLVSKVEDGGVVRLKLRWRGDVNE, from the coding sequence ATGTTAGTAAACAACAGTAAGGACAAGGGCTGGGAGGAAATAATCGAGCTGCTCGCAAACGAGAGCAGGCGCAGGATACTCCAGCTGCTCACAAAAAAGCCATGCTACGTCAGCGAGATATCATATGCCCTCAGAATGGCTCCCAAGGTCGTGCTCGAGCACCTTGAGAAGCTCGAGAGGGCCGGGATAATAAGGAGCTACGAGGAGGGCAGGAGGAGGTACTATTACATCGACAGGACGTTCAACATATCCATAACGATCTCTCCCCACAGATTCGCGATAGAGGTCATCGGAGAGCAGGATGGAGATCTGCAGAAGACTTTCAGCGAGGTTGCAGCGCTGATGAACAGGAGAGCAGGGAGGGAGCTCAGCGAGGTATTTGAAAGGCTTAGAGACATGGAGAGAGCCTTCAGGATGCTCCAGAAGGACATATCCGACAGGATAGACGAGCTCATAGACAGGATGATAGTCGAGCTTGACAGGATGAGGCTCGACGAGATCAGCAAGGTCGTGCTCTACGCCCTGATCAAGGGGCTGGACACACCGGAGAAGATCTCCCAGACCTTCGGAATTCCTTACGAGGAGGTCAATCTCGCGCTCACGAGGCTCGAGAAGAGCGGACTCGTGTCGAAGGTTGAGGATGGTGGTGTTGTGAGGTTAAAACTCAGATGGAGAGGTGATGTGAATGAGTGA
- a CDS encoding AbrB/MazE/SpoVT family DNA-binding domain-containing protein, with amino-acid sequence MEKLESIVKVSGKGQVVIPKDVRDALGIKSGEKLAVIVRNDEIVLRKVERLNFLEMSSRISSVAEKENIDVDRLVTEAVEWARKQR; translated from the coding sequence ATGGAAAAGTTGGAAAGCATCGTGAAAGTTTCCGGAAAAGGACAGGTAGTAATACCCAAGGATGTGAGAGACGCGCTGGGCATAAAATCCGGTGAAAAGCTGGCAGTTATTGTGAGAAATGACGAAATAGTTCTGAGAAAGGTGGAACGACTAAATTTTTTGGAAATGAGTTCCAGAATCTCATCAGTGGCTGAAAAAGAGAATATTGACGTAGATAGACTTGTAACGGAGGCCGTTGAGTGGGCAAGAAAACAAAGGTAG
- a CDS encoding putative toxin-antitoxin system toxin component, PIN family, whose protein sequence is MGKKTKVVLDTNIWVSIFFNKTLGKEFDDLFNSGEIEVFVSEEILREIARVLEYPKIKTVLEKAGISSKEVLREISGLSKVVNPKRKLKIIREDPEDNKFLECALECGAEYIVSGDKHLLRAGEFEGIKIIPAREFIERMR, encoded by the coding sequence GTGGGCAAGAAAACAAAGGTAGTTCTGGACACAAACATCTGGGTCTCGATATTCTTCAACAAAACCTTGGGCAAGGAATTTGACGATCTGTTCAATAGTGGGGAAATAGAGGTTTTTGTTTCAGAAGAGATTTTAAGAGAAATAGCTCGAGTTCTCGAGTACCCAAAAATAAAGACCGTACTGGAAAAAGCAGGAATAAGCTCAAAAGAAGTTCTAAGAGAAATCTCAGGATTGTCCAAGGTCGTGAATCCAAAGAGAAAACTGAAAATCATACGGGAAGATCCCGAAGATAACAAGTTCTTGGAGTGTGCACTCGAATGCGGGGCAGAGTACATAGTGAGTGGGGACAAACACCTGCTGAGAGCCGGAGAATTTGAAGGAATTAAAATAATCCCCGCGAGAGAGTTCATAGAAAGAATGAGGTAA
- a CDS encoding UPF0175 family protein, whose translation MGEKVRVEFPFDVVKTIGIKNFDSEVKLLTAIELYREEKVSLGKAAEIAELSIREFLYELRKRGVEINYDLKEFRRDLKTIEGLQ comes from the coding sequence ATGGGTGAAAAAGTGAGGGTCGAGTTTCCTTTTGATGTGGTAAAAACCATTGGAATCAAGAACTTTGACAGTGAGGTGAAGCTTCTTACAGCCATAGAACTTTACCGAGAAGAGAAAGTAAGCCTTGGAAAGGCTGCAGAGATAGCTGAGCTGAGCATTAGAGAATTTCTGTACGAATTGAGAAAAAGAGGTGTAGAGATAAATTATGATTTAAAGGAGTTCAGAAGGGACTTGAAGACTATCGAGGGGTTGCAGTGA
- a CDS encoding DUF3368 domain-containing protein: MIVVSNTSPLVVLSNIGELDLLKFLFERIIIPRGVAEEFGEVTPEWIEVRDVQNRIVVDLLKEKLHTGEAEAIALAVELKADLMIIDDKSARNTASSLGLRVIGTVGLILLGKKRGYYAEIKPVVNNLLKKGFRLSKEVVEQILKDAGEL; encoded by the coding sequence GTGATAGTAGTCTCGAACACAAGCCCTCTGGTAGTTCTATCAAATATTGGGGAGTTAGACCTCCTGAAATTTCTGTTTGAAAGAATTATAATACCAAGAGGTGTTGCTGAAGAATTCGGAGAAGTCACTCCAGAATGGATCGAGGTCAGGGATGTGCAGAACAGGATTGTTGTAGACTTGCTCAAAGAAAAGCTTCATACAGGCGAGGCTGAAGCTATAGCTCTGGCAGTCGAGCTTAAAGCAGACCTGATGATTATAGATGACAAATCCGCAAGAAATACAGCTTCTTCTCTCGGATTGAGGGTTATCGGAACTGTTGGGCTAATTCTTCTGGGAAAGAAAAGAGGATATTATGCTGAAATCAAACCCGTTGTCAACAATCTTCTGAAAAAGGGTTTCAGGCTGAGCAAGGAAGTCGTTGAGCAGATTTTGAAAGATGCGGGAGAGCTTTAA
- a CDS encoding MBL fold metallo-hydrolase produces the protein MSILDIAESFGTLIFRRKYGRGFRPHFSIRVNGVDFHIDSSPGKGYNIITHAHSDHFGQRNMKNHKAIASTETAKILEAVSGERFRGSVHEVGERLKLGGVSVATYPTHHMHGSTAYHFRDSGILITGDVKDFSDLPECEFLIAEATYGHPNYVFDDEIDRVIEVAENGYELGVYPIGKAQRIATLLSQHEIGFRTVDKIERICRALGIDYQDGDAMLLPPKSVTNGYVLSAQNFYRNRITVSDHVDYRGIIGLVEHCNPDYVLFYHGNPTKRLVSEIERSGRKVLTLSDIDVWL, from the coding sequence ATGAGCATTCTCGACATCGCCGAGAGCTTCGGGACGCTCATATTCAGGAGGAAGTACGGAAGGGGATTCCGTCCCCACTTCTCGATCAGAGTTAACGGTGTTGACTTTCACATCGACTCTTCTCCTGGGAAAGGCTACAACATAATCACCCACGCCCACTCGGATCACTTCGGCCAGAGGAACATGAAAAACCACAAAGCCATAGCATCGACCGAGACTGCCAAGATTCTGGAGGCCGTGAGCGGGGAGAGGTTCAGGGGCAGCGTGCACGAGGTGGGGGAGAGGCTGAAGCTGGGAGGGGTGTCTGTAGCAACGTATCCAACCCACCACATGCACGGCTCCACCGCCTACCACTTCAGGGACAGCGGCATCCTGATCACGGGGGATGTTAAGGACTTCTCTGACCTTCCGGAGTGTGAGTTCCTAATCGCAGAGGCGACCTACGGGCACCCGAACTACGTCTTCGATGACGAGATAGACAGGGTCATAGAGGTTGCGGAGAACGGATACGAGCTCGGGGTGTATCCAATAGGGAAGGCCCAGAGGATAGCCACTCTTCTCTCCCAGCACGAGATAGGCTTCAGAACTGTGGATAAGATTGAGAGAATCTGCAGGGCGCTCGGGATTGATTATCAGGATGGTGACGCCATGCTTTTGCCTCCGAAGAGCGTCACCAACGGCTACGTGCTCTCAGCCCAGAACTTCTACAGGAACAGGATCACGGTAAGCGACCACGTGGACTACAGGGGGATAATCGGTCTGGTGGAGCACTGCAATCCCGACTACGTCCTCTTCTACCACGGCAACCCGACAAAGAGGCTTGTGAGCGAGATAGAGAGGAGTGGAAGAAAGGTTTTAACCCTCTCCGACATTGACGTTTGGCTTTAA
- a CDS encoding queuosine precursor transporter, whose amino-acid sequence MLLQEFVAWTLVTLAAVTLTIAVARRFGVEVIIGVYAVLTVVANIVAVKLISVASVVAPAGVIVYAITFLITDFISEVYGKEAAKKAVITGLTANIVYLLSIYAVLQWTPAPFVGEEFERAFNQIFGLTPRIVFASLLAFAISQTNDVYVFHLIRERTSGKHLWIRNNASTAMSQLIDTAVFITVAFYGIAPVWELIVGQYLLKLLIALLDTPFLYAGVMVYRALKPNVNVGEG is encoded by the coding sequence ATGCTTCTGCAGGAGTTCGTTGCGTGGACACTGGTGACACTCGCGGCAGTGACCCTCACCATAGCAGTGGCCAGAAGGTTCGGAGTTGAGGTGATTATTGGAGTCTACGCGGTGCTTACGGTCGTGGCGAACATAGTGGCAGTGAAGCTCATCTCCGTCGCATCGGTTGTTGCTCCGGCGGGAGTGATAGTCTACGCGATAACCTTCCTGATCACCGACTTCATAAGCGAGGTCTATGGAAAGGAGGCGGCCAAGAAGGCGGTGATCACAGGGCTTACGGCCAACATCGTCTACCTCCTCTCGATATACGCAGTCCTACAGTGGACTCCGGCACCGTTCGTGGGAGAGGAGTTCGAGAGAGCCTTCAACCAGATCTTCGGGCTAACACCAAGAATCGTCTTCGCCTCCTTACTTGCCTTCGCCATCAGCCAGACCAACGACGTCTACGTCTTCCACCTGATAAGGGAGAGGACGTCCGGAAAGCACCTGTGGATCAGGAACAACGCCTCCACTGCGATGTCACAGCTGATAGACACGGCGGTGTTCATAACCGTGGCGTTCTACGGGATTGCACCTGTCTGGGAGCTAATAGTCGGGCAGTACCTGCTGAAGCTGCTCATAGCCCTGCTCGACACACCATTCCTCTACGCAGGAGTGATGGTTTACAGGGCGTTAAAGCCAAACGTCAATGTCGGAGAGGGTTAA
- a CDS encoding TIGR04084 family radical SAM/SPASM domain-containing protein, with translation MLFILMLTGRCNLSCRYCGGSIDESVMPAEITYDISQLIDFLNSWKDVSVAFYGGEPLLKAELVRRIMDEVNAKHFIIQTNGLLLRRLGEEYVKRFSTVLVSIDGRKEVTEHYRGRIYERVLENVRWVREFFDGELIARMTASQRTEIFADVLHLLELDLFTHVHWQIDAVWSAEGIWRDFEGWIEDYKTGITKLARLFEEEMAHGRVLGIVPFLGVLSAMIFDKNPSPPCGSGSESFAITTDGRIVACPVVADLPWNTAGNLEDGIVRRVEVVEPCPSCEHFHICGGRCLFSNRERLWGERGFRMLCDATRHLIWEMERVKERAISLAETGVIDLDQLRYPRFLNTTEIIP, from the coding sequence ATGCTCTTCATCCTGATGCTCACCGGGAGGTGCAACCTGAGCTGCAGGTACTGCGGTGGGAGCATAGACGAGAGCGTTATGCCTGCCGAGATAACCTACGACATCTCCCAGCTCATCGACTTTCTCAATTCGTGGAAAGATGTGAGCGTCGCATTCTACGGTGGAGAACCGCTTCTCAAGGCTGAGCTGGTAAGGAGGATCATGGACGAGGTTAATGCAAAGCACTTCATAATCCAGACGAACGGTCTCCTGCTCCGGAGGCTCGGTGAGGAGTACGTTAAAAGATTTTCCACGGTGCTTGTGTCCATAGATGGGAGGAAAGAGGTCACGGAGCACTACAGAGGGAGGATCTACGAGAGGGTGCTCGAGAACGTCAGGTGGGTGAGGGAGTTCTTCGACGGAGAGCTGATCGCGAGGATGACGGCATCGCAGAGGACCGAAATCTTTGCAGACGTTCTGCACCTGCTCGAGCTGGATCTCTTCACCCATGTCCACTGGCAGATTGACGCCGTGTGGAGTGCGGAGGGAATATGGCGGGACTTTGAAGGGTGGATTGAGGACTACAAGACAGGAATCACGAAGCTCGCAAGGCTGTTCGAGGAGGAGATGGCTCACGGCAGAGTGCTCGGGATAGTCCCATTCCTCGGAGTGCTGAGCGCGATGATTTTTGACAAAAACCCGTCACCCCCTTGCGGCAGCGGGAGCGAGAGCTTCGCGATAACCACCGATGGGAGAATCGTCGCATGCCCTGTAGTCGCGGATCTTCCTTGGAATACTGCCGGTAACTTGGAGGACGGGATCGTCAGGAGGGTTGAAGTGGTTGAACCCTGCCCGAGCTGCGAGCACTTTCACATCTGCGGTGGTAGGTGTCTGTTCTCAAACAGGGAGCGGCTGTGGGGGGAGAGAGGGTTCAGAATGCTGTGCGACGCGACGAGGCACCTGATATGGGAGATGGAGAGGGTCAAGGAAAGGGCAATTTCCCTTGCTGAGACGGGTGTGATAGACCTTGACCAGCTCAGGTATCCCCGATTCCTGAATACAACCGAGATCATTCCTTAG
- a CDS encoding metallophosphoesterase: MGKKKIRLTREGALIIGSTGVIADLHLGIEGTLEERGVAIPSMQLDELVERSVALVEEFSLQELVIAGDLKHEFSRNVPGEWRDVRRYVESLKDVVKLRVVRGNHDNYLAAILADYSVEFADAVEVEGYAVVHGHRDWKGDRIIMGHEHPSIKVRHSGAVYSFRCFLHARNNDREVWVLPAFSTFFPGSNVLEGEFLSPILRGFRSEEIDVYAIEDDVYYMGNLKVLSDLL, from the coding sequence GTGGGTAAGAAGAAGATCAGATTGACCAGAGAGGGAGCGTTGATTATAGGCTCCACAGGAGTCATCGCCGATCTCCATCTCGGAATAGAGGGCACGCTCGAGGAGAGGGGCGTGGCAATACCGTCAATGCAGCTGGACGAGCTTGTGGAGAGGAGTGTGGCGTTAGTTGAAGAGTTCAGCCTCCAGGAGCTCGTGATTGCCGGAGACCTGAAGCACGAGTTCAGCAGGAACGTCCCGGGAGAGTGGAGGGATGTCAGAAGGTACGTCGAATCGCTGAAAGACGTGGTTAAGCTCAGGGTGGTTAGGGGAAACCACGACAACTACCTCGCCGCGATACTTGCCGACTACAGCGTTGAATTCGCGGATGCTGTGGAGGTTGAGGGCTACGCTGTCGTCCACGGCCACAGGGACTGGAAGGGCGACAGGATAATCATGGGTCACGAGCACCCGTCGATCAAGGTCAGACACAGCGGAGCGGTGTATTCCTTCAGGTGCTTTCTTCACGCCAGAAACAATGATAGGGAGGTGTGGGTCCTCCCCGCGTTCTCCACCTTCTTCCCCGGAAGCAACGTTCTGGAGGGCGAGTTTCTGTCCCCCATTCTGAGGGGGTTCAGGAGCGAGGAGATTGATGTGTACGCAATTGAGGATGACGTCTACTACATGGGAAACTTAAAAGTCCTGAGCGACCTGCTTTAG
- a CDS encoding 4Fe-4S binding protein, whose product MPAVVDAELCTACGTCVDECPVGAIELNDVAEVNADLCTECGSCVDACPNGAISLQ is encoded by the coding sequence ATGCCAGCTGTGGTTGATGCTGAACTCTGCACCGCCTGTGGGACGTGCGTTGATGAGTGCCCTGTGGGGGCAATTGAGCTGAACGATGTAGCGGAGGTAAACGCTGACCTCTGCACCGAGTGCGGAAGCTGTGTTGATGCATGCCCCAACGGGGCAATAAGCCTCCAGTAA
- a CDS encoding Era-like GTP-binding protein — MGLITSLKTRFRSIFRWFFKKDKMRIGIYGPPNAGKTTLANRILRDWTGDVMGSESEVPHETRRAKLREGVKIEVDGKTLTIDIVDTPGIATKIDFHDFLKFGMSEEEAKRRAKEATEGVIEAIKWLDDLDGVLLVMDSTEDPYTQVNVTIVGNIEARGLPLLIVANKIDLPTASPARIKAAFPQHTVVPISALKGLNIDTLYRTMAEKFG; from the coding sequence ATGGGGCTGATAACCAGTTTGAAGACGAGGTTCAGGAGCATATTCAGGTGGTTCTTCAAAAAAGACAAGATGAGGATAGGGATTTACGGCCCGCCGAATGCGGGGAAGACGACCCTTGCCAACAGGATCCTCAGGGACTGGACTGGAGACGTGATGGGCTCCGAGAGCGAGGTGCCCCACGAGACGAGGAGGGCCAAGCTCAGGGAGGGTGTGAAGATAGAGGTTGACGGAAAAACCCTCACCATAGACATCGTGGACACCCCGGGAATAGCAACGAAGATAGACTTCCACGACTTTCTGAAGTTCGGTATGAGCGAGGAGGAGGCGAAGAGGAGGGCCAAGGAGGCAACTGAAGGCGTTATAGAGGCGATAAAGTGGCTCGACGACCTTGACGGTGTGCTTCTCGTGATGGACTCGACAGAGGACCCCTACACCCAAGTTAACGTCACGATCGTGGGCAACATAGAGGCGAGAGGACTGCCTTTGCTGATAGTGGCCAACAAGATTGACCTGCCAACCGCATCTCCCGCAAGGATCAAGGCCGCGTTCCCCCAGCACACGGTCGTGCCCATATCCGCTCTCAAGGGTCTGAACATAGACACGCTGTACAGGACGATGGCCGAGAAGTTCGGGTGA
- a CDS encoding DUF2073 domain-containing protein, whose amino-acid sequence MEGVQLNLISKEKLDRMSSMEKLRMILDSVKEGKIVVLESGLSPEEEAKLIELTMLEIDHENFVGIEVESYPPKESFFSKLFGKKSGRLTLIGPANRVKTLSKQEDLITAMVQLGDR is encoded by the coding sequence ATGGAGGGTGTCCAGCTCAACCTGATATCGAAGGAGAAGCTCGACAGAATGAGCTCGATGGAGAAGCTCAGAATGATCCTCGACAGCGTGAAGGAGGGCAAGATAGTTGTTCTGGAGAGCGGCCTCTCTCCGGAGGAGGAGGCGAAGCTCATAGAGCTGACGATGCTCGAAATCGACCACGAGAACTTCGTGGGCATAGAGGTGGAGAGCTATCCGCCAAAGGAGAGCTTCTTCTCCAAGCTCTTCGGCAAGAAGTCCGGAAGGCTCACCCTGATAGGGCCTGCTAACAGGGTAAAGACGCTGTCCAAGCAGGAGGATCTCATAACCGCCATGGTTCAGCTTGGTGATAGGTGA
- a CDS encoding Zn-ribbon domain-containing protein, protein MPHRCTNCGKEYADGDMAILQGCECGNNKFLYIPKKKGKEVEEIKEQFERIESVRILAPGMYELNIEKLLEGGEVVIALQEDGKYAVHLPSLLKRKKKS, encoded by the coding sequence ATGCCCCACAGATGCACCAACTGCGGGAAGGAGTATGCTGACGGGGACATGGCGATACTTCAGGGGTGCGAGTGCGGCAACAACAAGTTCCTCTACATTCCCAAGAAGAAGGGCAAGGAGGTAGAGGAGATAAAGGAGCAGTTCGAGAGGATAGAGAGCGTCAGAATACTCGCCCCGGGCATGTACGAGCTCAACATAGAGAAGCTGCTTGAGGGTGGAGAGGTAGTGATAGCCCTTCAGGAGGATGGCAAGTACGCCGTCCACCTCCCATCTCTTTTGAAGAGAAAGAAGAAGTCATGA
- a CDS encoding cation diffusion facilitator family transporter encodes MIYAYLAYAISLTIRFIGYFMYGYLVLIAEALHSLTDILVLAILKISSKVSEKPADMHHPLGHGLAGNVGALIAGVAFISILSYELFKEGVSRLYHHEVYHDPTNAILLMLLSLVPLFVVVVYTGRKKLRPEEVALRYELRNDMLSGLAAVAALSFSGVLPQIDALAAIVVAVIIAYSGLRLINENAKVLLGYSPDEEFYRRVASVASEFEEVKDVHDIIATYMAPDKVHLDMHVTVDGSMSVREADDLTERIFDRLSSEVPEVEYATIHVCAEGKKRLRTTYDKIVGK; translated from the coding sequence ATGATATACGCTTATCTCGCCTATGCGATCTCCCTCACCATAAGGTTCATCGGTTATTTCATGTACGGCTACCTCGTGCTCATAGCCGAGGCACTCCACTCCCTCACCGACATTCTCGTTCTCGCGATCCTGAAGATCTCCTCGAAGGTGTCAGAGAAGCCTGCAGACATGCATCATCCTCTTGGCCATGGCCTTGCCGGAAACGTCGGAGCACTTATTGCCGGTGTGGCGTTCATCTCCATTCTCTCCTACGAGCTCTTCAAGGAGGGAGTTTCGAGGCTCTACCACCACGAGGTTTACCACGACCCGACCAACGCAATTCTGCTCATGCTGCTCAGCCTCGTGCCGCTTTTCGTCGTCGTGGTTTACACTGGGAGGAAGAAGCTCAGGCCCGAGGAGGTAGCTCTCAGGTACGAGCTCAGGAACGACATGCTCTCCGGCCTGGCAGCGGTGGCGGCGCTCTCGTTTTCGGGAGTTCTCCCGCAGATAGACGCGTTAGCAGCGATAGTCGTGGCTGTGATAATTGCCTACAGCGGCCTAAGGCTGATAAACGAGAACGCGAAGGTTCTGCTCGGATACAGCCCGGATGAGGAGTTCTACAGGAGGGTGGCGAGCGTCGCGTCTGAGTTCGAGGAGGTTAAAGACGTGCACGACATCATAGCGACCTACATGGCCCCAGACAAGGTTCACCTCGACATGCACGTGACCGTGGATGGGAGTATGAGCGTCAGAGAGGCGGACGACCTTACGGAGAGGATATTCGACAGGCTCTCATCCGAGGTGCCGGAGGTTGAGTACGCGACGATACACGTATGCGCTGAGGGAAAGAAGAGGCTCAGGACGACCTACGATAAAATAGTTGGGAAATGA